The Proteus terrae subsp. cibarius genome contains the following window.
AAATTATCACCATTACGACCAAATCGTTGAGCACCAAAATAGTTAGGGATACCTTTTGCTTTTATTTGCGCCAAACGAGCATCAACAAAATTGCGATCAGAAATATCTCGTAGCACTAATGTAAAGTGATTACCTTTTAGTGTTCCTATACGTAATTTACGTTGCTGGCGAGTCGTTTCTAGAATTTCACAACCTTCTAAAGCGAGCTGGCTGAAATCAGGCATCTCTTTACCCGGCATACGCAGACAAAACCATTGTTCAGTCACTGCATTTCTGTCTTTTAGACCGGCGTAACTGGCATCACGAGGATGGATCCCAACAAATTTTGCTAATTTTTCAGCAACAAAAGCTGTATTACAACCTGTTTTTCTGATTTTCACCATGACATGCTCGCCTTCACCATCCAGGGTGAAGCCAAGATCTTCACAGACAATAAAATCTTCAGGAATTGACTTTAATAAACCTGTTGCTTGTGGTTTTCCATGTAACCAATGGAGTTCGGGTAAATCACTCATTCAGGTAATAACTCTTTCATTAGTAAAACAACGGCTTCACAGGCAATGCCTTCTTTTCTACCGACAAATCCAAGCTTTTCTGTTGTGGTCGCTTTCACATTGATGTCATCAACGTGACAATGAAGATCTTCTGCGATATTGACGCGCATTTGTGGTGTATGAGGTAGCATTTTTGGTGCCTGAGCAATGATTGTGACATCTAAATTACCAATTCGGTAACCTTTTGCTCTTACGCGTGAGAAGGCTTCACGAAGGAGTACGCGACTATCTGCACCTTTGTATGCAGGGTCGGTATCAGGAAACAATGTGCCAATATCACCCATTGCCATTGCACCTAAAATAGCATCGGTAACTGCATGTAAAACAACATCACCATCAGAGTGAGCTAATAGCCCTTGTTCATAAGGAACTCTGACACCGCCAATAATAATAGGGCCTTCACCGCCAAATTTATGTACGTCGTAACCGTGTCCAATTCTCATTTATTATGTGTTCCTTATACTGGTGATTTGGCGTGAGAGGAAAAACTCTGCAAGCGCTAAATCTTCTGGCTGAGTAACTTTGATATTATCTGCACGACCTTTAACTAATAAAGGTTCATATCCAGCAAACTCCATCGCTGAGGCTTCATCAGTGATCGTTGCTTTTTGAGAGAGTGCATTTTCTATATTTTGTTTTAATAACAATGCAGGAAAGAATTGTGGCGTTAAAGCATGCCATAGCGTTGTTCTTTCTACTGTTTGTTCAATATGGTTATCTTGGTGATAACTACGTTTCATTGTATCGCGAACCGGTGTCGCAAGAATGCCACCACAAAAGTGGGGTTCCATCACGTTTTCATCAATGAGTTTAATTAGATGGTCAAGATCGCCAAAATGTAGGCAAGGTCTTGCTGCATCGTGAACTAATGCCCATGTGTTTTCAGGAAAATGTTGAGTGACATATTCTAAACCTGACAATACGGAGTCAGCGCGTTCACCACCACCATCAACCGTAATTATTCTTTTATCTTGTGCTAAAGATAAAGTGTGAAAGTAGCTGTCATTAGGGCTGATTGCCACGATAATTTGCGTTATACGTGGGTGTTTCAATAAGGCATTAATGGTATGTTCAAGAATAGTCAATCCACCAATCTTCAAATATTGTTTTGGGCAGACTGATTGCATTCGACTTCCGATGCCGGCTGCCGGAATAACGGCAACAATAGGAAGAGTAGAGTTTGTTATATTCATTATGATATTTGTATCAGGACACACTATTAATTCAATAAATTAACGACGTGGTTGAGATTTATCGCTCACAATACGGAAAAATGTCTCATTAGGCTTTATCATTCCTAATTCACTACGAGCACGCTCTTCTAACGCTTCTTGCCCGCCATTGAGGTCATCAATCTCTGCAAATAGACGATCATTACGCTCTTTTAACTGCGTATTTTGCGCCAATGCAGATTCAACTTCTTGAGTTACTTTGTTGTAATCATGGATACCATTTTTACCTAACCACAATGAATATTGTAGCCAGCCAAGTAAAATCAGAAGTAAGACTGTTAATTTCCCCATTACCACCCCCAAGATTAATGGGCTAATCATCCCACAACTCAACCACAGACGCCACAAAAGTGCTGGAATATATTACATTATTATTCCCATTATCCTCACTAGAAACGTGGATAACTTCTATAAAATTCAGATTAAGGTTTAATTTTTTCTTATTCAGATGAAGTGCTATGGGGGTTATTTATAAATAAATGGGCTCTTAATTAATGCGTAAGTCGCATTTGAAATAGTATGGCGTAATATGCATATTTTACTTTAAATACATACATTATCTCTACACATCCACCCTTTTTGTGTGTGGGGTGTGTAGAGATAATTTAATACCATCATAAAATTAACAGTAAATTTTTTTTTGCCGTAAGTATGTGATGATTTGTTGGATAAGGGTATTTATAGGAAGTGTGCCGTCTAAATGTAATTCGGGATCAATGGGCCGTTCATAAGGCGAATCGATACCTGAAAATTCCTTTATCTCACCTCGTCTTGCTTTTTGATAAAGTCCTTTCGGATCACGAGCTTCACAAATAGAAAGTGGCGTATCAACGAAGATCTCAATAAATCTTCCTTGCTCAAAACGCTCTCTAACTTGTTGTCTGTCTTTTTGGTAAGGCGAGATAAAAGCCGTTAAGACGATCAGTCCCGCATCTACCATCAATTTAGCCACTTCACCCACACGGCGGATATTTTCGTGCCTATCTTCTGCACTAAATCCAAGATCACGACATAATCCATAACGTAAGTTATCTCCATCTAATAGATAGGTATGGATGAGTGAATACTTTTGTGAGTAATGATAAAGCGCTTGCTCTAGCGCATCAGCAAGCGTGGATTTACCAGAACCAGATAAACCTGTAAACCAAAGCACACATCCTTTGTGTGTTTGTTGTGATTCGCGTTCATTTAATCCAATTTTATGAGGATGCCAAACAATATCGTTGCTTATCACCACTATTTTCCTCCAAGAAGATCTCTTGCTCCCCAATGGGGAAAATGGCGACGGATAAGCTGGTTTAACTCGACTTCAAAAGCATCATATTGTGTCGTAGTTTGTATCGCGTTATCTCTTGTTTCTCGAATAAGTCCAGCACCAACAGTGACATTGCTTAGTCGATCAATAAAAATAAGCCCGCCCATATCGCTATTGATTTGATAGTTATCCAACACTAATGGCTCTTCAAATGAGACTTCAACACTACCTATTGCATTTAAACTTAAGTTATCTGTTACTTGTTGAGTAAGCTTATTCACATCCACTTGATAATGAATATTCTCTATTTTGGCGCGGCTTTTTTTGCCTGCAATCTTAATGTCTAGAGTATGCCCTTGTACTAAAGGTTGCTCTGACATCCACACCACGTCGATTAATGCATGAGTACTAATATTGGTGGTTGTATCGTTATCATCAACGATAATATCCCCACGACTAATATCAATTTCATCCGCCAAAACCAGTGTAATGGCTTGCCCTACTTTGGCTTGTGTTAAATCACCGTCAAAAGTGACAATACGTTTAATCGTTGTCTGTTTTCCTGAAGGTAGTACTTTGATTTGTTGCCCTTGATAAAGCACGCCCGAAGATACCGTACCGCTGTATCCTCTAAAATCTAAATCTGGACGATTCACATATTGCACAGGGAAACGCAGAGGTTGCGCGTCTGAACCTAATTTAACCGGCGCATCTTCCAATAATGAAAGCAACGTTTTTCCTTGATACCAAGGCATATTCAATGAGGGAGAAACCACATTATCACCATCAAGGGCAGAAATAGGAACAAACTCAATGGTTAGATCCGTTGGGAGCTGATCAGCAAAATGAAGATAATCTTGTTGGATCGAGTTAAAAATTGCTTGCTGATAATCCACTAGATCCATTTTATTGATTGCAACGATTAAGTGACGGATCCCAAGGAGTGTACTGATAAAACTGTGTCGCCGTGTTTGTTCTTGTACGCCTTTTCGAGCATCGATCAACAGAATAGAAAGTGAACTTGTTGATGCACCTGTCGCCATATTGCGGGTATATTGAGCATGCCCTGGTGTATCAGCAATAATAAATTTACGCTTTGAAGTTGAAAAATAGCGGTACGCTACATCAATAGTGATCCCTTGTTCTCTTTC
Protein-coding sequences here:
- the ispF gene encoding 2-C-methyl-D-erythritol 2,4-cyclodiphosphate synthase produces the protein MRIGHGYDVHKFGGEGPIIIGGVRVPYEQGLLAHSDGDVVLHAVTDAILGAMAMGDIGTLFPDTDPAYKGADSRVLLREAFSRVRAKGYRIGNLDVTIIAQAPKMLPHTPQMRVNIAEDLHCHVDDINVKATTTEKLGFVGRKEGIACEAVVLLMKELLPE
- the ispD gene encoding 2-C-methyl-D-erythritol 4-phosphate cytidylyltransferase, whose protein sequence is MNITNSTLPIVAVIPAAGIGSRMQSVCPKQYLKIGGLTILEHTINALLKHPRITQIIVAISPNDSYFHTLSLAQDKRIITVDGGGERADSVLSGLEYVTQHFPENTWALVHDAARPCLHFGDLDHLIKLIDENVMEPHFCGGILATPVRDTMKRSYHQDNHIEQTVERTTLWHALTPQFFPALLLKQNIENALSQKATITDEASAMEFAGYEPLLVKGRADNIKVTQPEDLALAEFFLSRQITSIRNT
- the ftsB gene encoding cell division protein FtsB, translating into MGKLTVLLLILLGWLQYSLWLGKNGIHDYNKVTQEVESALAQNTQLKERNDRLFAEIDDLNGGQEALEERARSELGMIKPNETFFRIVSDKSQPRR
- the cysC gene encoding adenylyl-sulfate kinase, yielding MVISNDIVWHPHKIGLNERESQQTHKGCVLWFTGLSGSGKSTLADALEQALYHYSQKYSLIHTYLLDGDNLRYGLCRDLGFSAEDRHENIRRVGEVAKLMVDAGLIVLTAFISPYQKDRQQVRERFEQGRFIEIFVDTPLSICEARDPKGLYQKARRGEIKEFSGIDSPYERPIDPELHLDGTLPINTLIQQIITYLRQKKIYC
- the cysN gene encoding sulfate adenylyltransferase subunit CysN, giving the protein MGLLAVKTNQLVAGEIAQQGGVERYLKTQQNKGLLRFLTCGNVDDGKSTLIGRLLHDTRQIYEDQLSTLQNESKKIGTQGEKLDLALLVDGLAAEREQGITIDVAYRYFSTSKRKFIIADTPGHAQYTRNMATGASTSSLSILLIDARKGVQEQTRRHSFISTLLGIRHLIVAINKMDLVDYQQAIFNSIQQDYLHFADQLPTDLTIEFVPISALDGDNVVSPSLNMPWYQGKTLLSLLEDAPVKLGSDAQPLRFPVQYVNRPDLDFRGYSGTVSSGVLYQGQQIKVLPSGKQTTIKRIVTFDGDLTQAKVGQAITLVLADEIDISRGDIIVDDNDTTTNISTHALIDVVWMSEQPLVQGHTLDIKIAGKKSRAKIENIHYQVDVNKLTQQVTDNLSLNAIGSVEVSFEEPLVLDNYQINSDMGGLIFIDRLSNVTVGAGLIRETRDNAIQTTTQYDAFEVELNQLIRRHFPHWGARDLLGGK